The following proteins come from a genomic window of Neoarius graeffei isolate fNeoGra1 chromosome 26, fNeoGra1.pri, whole genome shotgun sequence:
- the LOC132874194 gene encoding protein BTG1-like, translating into MKVEVTTAVNFITKLLRGRGLLSEEQLQHFSHSLEEALGEHYEHYWFPDAPFRGSGYRCIRINHRMDPLVGKAAYNIGLSMEQLFSLLPCELTVWVDPYEVSYRIGENGSICVLYESTPPPPETHLNSMMTVSS; encoded by the exons ATGAAAGTCGAGGTGACCACAGCTGTGAACTTTATCACCAAATTATTGAGAGGAAGAGGACTCCTGTCTGAAGAACAACTTCAACACTTCAGTCATTCTCTGGAAGAGGCATTAGGAG AGCATTATGAGCATTACTGGTTCCCCGATGCACCGTTTAGAGGTTCGGGATACCGCTGTATCCGGATCAATCACAGGATGGACCCGCTAGTAGGGAAGGCTGCTTACAACATTGGTCTCAGCATGGAGCAGCTTTTCTCCCTTTTACCCTGTGAACTTACAGTGTGGGTCGACCCCTACGAAGTGTCCTATCGTATAGGGGAGAATGGGTCCATATGTGTACTATATGAGTCCACACCACCGCCACCGGAGACTCATCTGAACTCCATGATGACCGTCTCTAGCTAA